The genome window GCAAACCGATTATAGTAAAAGATATATTTACAATTTACATACCGAATGCATTCAGTCCGAATAAAGATTTGACAAATGAAGTATTCATTCCGCAAGGATACCGTATTGACCCAAGCAACTTCACGATGCTCATCTTTAACCGCTGGGGAGAATTGATTTACAAAACCAATGATTTAAACAGTCCTTGGAACGGAAGGTATAACAACACAGGCGATTTGGTTGAGGTAGGTGTTTATGTTTACAAGGTTGTTGTGAAAGAAATGGACGATGGTCCTAAACATGAATTTATTGGCAGGGTGAGTGTGATTAGGTAAATGAATTAATAAATAACAATAAATATCGAATACTTTTTATTTTTCAGCCAGCAACCATTCATGTATTGGAATTATTTCAATTATTTTTCCTTCTGTCTTTATTTTTTGTTTTTCGGTTAATGAAATAATAATTAGTTTTTCGGTCTTTAATTCAACCGATGCTTGTATTAAAGAACGAATTTCACGCTTACGCGTTTTTTCATTATCAAGATTGTAGCAAACCTGAATTAATTCTTTTACAAGATGATTTTTATAAATCACAAAATCAACTTCCACGTTTTTTTTATAATAAAACAAATCAAAATTTTCAATTGACTTGCGACGAAATAATTCTAAAAGCACTAAATTTTCGAATAAATATCCTGTGTTTTGAGAGAAATTATCACTCAAAGCTGTTGCAAAAGCTGTATCTATTAAATATGACTTTCTATATTTAATGTTTTCCTGTTTTTTATAAGAAAATTTAGGCAATGTTATTATCAAATATGCTTCTTCAAGGAAAGAAACATAATTTTTTGCTGTATGTTCACTACCTAAATCAAATAACTTTTTAATTCTGTTATAGCTTATTTCACGGGAGAAATTATTTACCAGAAACATTGCTATATCCTTGAAAGTTTGCTTATGCTTTATATTATATCGAAACAAAATATCACGGGTAACAATTGCATTAAATAAATTTTTAGCATATTGAACAACTTCTGCCCCTTTAACTATTTCAGGAAAACCTCCTTTTTTCAGATATTCATCAAAATAACCTTTTAATAATCCTTTATTTTTAGTAGTAAGTGGTTCGGAATTAAACTTTTTAAATTTTAGAAATTCCTTAAAAGAAAAAGGAAACAGCTCTGTAATATTATACCTTCCTGTAAGATGTGAAGCCAATTCGCTGCTCAATAATTTGGAGTTAGAACCGGTTATTATCAAATGCACTCCATTTCGTTGTAACCTATTTGCAAATAAATGCCATCCGTCAACATTTTGTATTTCGTCGAAAAACATATATTCAACATTATCATAAACCTGATAAATTGATTCGAGAATTTCATTTAAGTCAGATGAAGAAAGATTATTTAAGCGTTCATCATCAAAATTAATATAAGCATACTTGTGTTTTTCAAATGAACGATGAGCTAATGTTGACTTACCGGAACGACGAACACCTGTTATTATCTGAATCAAAGAACTTTTCTTATCTATAAGTGATTCCGAGTTGCGATATACCCAACCTTTAGAGCGAAATAATGCTTTTTCTTCTCTTTGGTCCATGATAATTTGTGAAAATGAGTGTTTCATAGTTTATATTTTTTACAAATATACAAATATTCGCAATACAATGCGAATAAATTAAATTTTATTCGCAATATAATGCCGATATTTTATGAAAATCCGTTTTTATATTGTGCAAAATATTTAACATAAATAAAACTAATAATCATTGTTTTCGATAGTTAAAAATGGTTCGAATCCTTTTAAGTTGAAAAAATGGCAAGAAGTAAATCACAGTTGAAAACCTAATATATAATCCTTTCAAAAAAATAATCTATTACTCTTTTTAAGTATATTTTTTATTTCGAACCGCGAGAATCAATGAGGTGGTTAAGCTGATGTGCTACGCAAATGAACCTTTCCGAAGAAATAAAAAAGGACAATTCTTTTTTTTAAAAGAATTGTCCAGTGAGGTGACCCCGGAGGGACTCAAACCCCCAACCCTCAGAGCCGAAATCTGATATTCTATTCAATTGAACTACGGGGCCCTTTTTCTACTGCAAATTTAGTGAAAACTTATAAATTTAATCTTTATTTTACAATAATATTCAAATTATTTAGTTTTGTTAAAAATAAGTACTTCCAAGCAATCTTTAAATAATATGAATTTTGTAAATAAAGTTTTCTTTTTAATATTAATTTTAATAAATTTTTTATTTACCAGAGCGCAAGAAACTGCTATAGGACAATGGAAACAATATTTTCCGTTCAAAAGAGTAGTTTCGGTTACTGAAGCCGGCAACCGGATATATTGTGCTGCTGCTCTCGGTATATTTTATTATGACAAATCAGATAACTCAATTAATTTAATTACAAAAATTTCAGGATTGTCAGATGTAGATATAAAAAAAATAAATTACAGCAAATCAAATGAAGCTTTATTTATTGCTTATGAAAACACAAATATTGACATAATTAAAAATAATAAAATATACAATATTCCCGATATAAAACGCAAATCAATTTCCGGTAAAAAAGTTATCAATCACATTTTTTTTCTTGGTAAATATGCCTATTTATCTACAAGTTTTGGTATAGTAGTAGTTGACCTTGAAAAATATGAAATAAAAGATACCTATAAAATCGGAATTAACGGAAGCGATTTGGAAATTAACGACCTTACTTTCGATGGCAACAAATTTTATGCGGCCACATCAAAAGGTGTTTATTCCGCAAATTCCGACTCTCCTAATCTTTCGAATTATGAATCGTGGACACTTGATACTTTATTTCCTGCTTCAACTTTCAACTTAATATGTTCTTTTAATAATCTTATTATTGCCAACAGACAAAGAACAACAGGAAAAGACACTCTTTATGCCTTTAATGGTAATACATGGAGCAAATATGATACTTCAATAAAAAATACAAGTAATTTATGCATGGAAGTTTGTTATAATAAATTAATTATAGGAAGTTCATGGGATATGATGTATGTTTTTGACAATAATAATCAGGTTTCGGACTTACATTGGGCAGTGGATCCAAGACAAGCAATTATTGATAAAGATAATATATTATGGTCGGCTGATAATTCAAGCGGTTTAATTAAATATGACCAAGATAAAACTGATACTATTTTTCCTAACGGGCCTGTTTCGGAAAATATAGTAGATATTTCAATATCGGGAAATACTATTGCTATAGCTCCCGGCGGAAGAAATGCTTCTTTTGGAAATATATGGGATACCGAAGGAATATCCGTATTAAAAGATAATAAATGGAAAATTTTCAATAGGAATAATAATCCTCAGATGGATACACTTTTTGATATAAATTGTGTTCTTATTGACCCTAACGATGAAACAAAATTTTATGCCGGTTCATGGGGCGGTGGATTAGTGGAGTTTAAAGATAACAAAATTGTGAAAATTTACGACGACCAAAACAGCCCGCTTAAAATTCTTCTGAATGTAAGTCAAAACTCCAGATGGATTGGTATAGGAGGGTTTTGTTTTGATAAAGACCATAATTTATTGGTAACTAATGCAGGTTCAATAAATCTTTTTTGCATTTTAAAACCTGATGGTACATGGCTTTCATATCCAATAAGCAATGAGATGAAGACGAACAGTAATAATTTAACAACACAAATTTTAATAGATACCTTCGAACAGAAATGGATATTGTTACCAAGAAGCAACAATATTGCTGTTTTTAATGATAATGGAACCCCTACGACAACAATTGATGATAAAATTATAGTTATGAATAATCATCAAGGAAATGGTAATATTCCGGGAAGTATTTCATATTGCATGGCAAGTGATTTGAACGGTCAAATATGGCTTGGAACTGATAAAGGCATTGCAGTTTTTTATTCTCCCGATAAAGTTTTTTCAAATGAAAATTTCGACGCTCAGCAAATATTAATTGAACAAGATGGACATGCCCAATATTTATTCGAATTTGAATCTGTATCTGCAATTGCGGTTGACGGTGCAAACAGAAAATGGATAGGTACACAAAAAGCCGGTGTCTTTCTGATGTCCCCAGATGGTCAAAAAGAAATTGAACATTTTACTGTAGATAATAGTCCTCTTCCTTCAAATACAATTACTGCAATTTCAATAAACAATAAAAACGGAGAAGTTATTTTTGGAACCAACAAAGGATTAATTTCATACAAAGGTACGGCAACAAAGGGAGGAACTGATTTTAATAATGTTTACGCATATCCTAATCCTGTACCACATAATTACGAAGGTTTGATTGCCGTTAAAGGTTTAACAACAAATGCAAGAGTTAAAATAACCGATATAAGCGGAGGATTAATATTTGAAACAACCGCAGAAGGCGGACAAGCAGTATGGGATGGGAAAAATTTCAAAGGTGAAAAAGCTCAAACAGGCATTTATCTCGTATTTTGCAGTAACGATAAAGGCACAAAAACTTTTGTTACAAAAATTATGTTTATTAATTAATGTTCTTTCCAAAAAAATCTTCAAAAGTGCTTTTTAAAACCAAAGGAATTGTTCTGCGAAATATAAACTACGGTGAAACCAGCATTATCGTAAAAATTTATACGGAAATTTTCGGATTAAAATCGTATATCGTAAAAGGCGTTAAAGCAAGAAAAGCAAAATTCAAGATAAACCTTTTTCAACCATTGACATTGCTGGATTTAATTGTATATAATAAAACCAAAAGCCATATTCAGAATATAAAAGAAGCAAGAATTGATTATACCAACAAATCAATAAATACCGATATTAACAAAACTTCCGTATTGTTGTTCATTTCAGAAATTTTAAATAAATCCATACGTGAAGAAGAAAAAAATGAACATTTGTTCAATTTTATTTTTAATTCTGTAAAACTTCTGGATGACACGAATGATAATGTTTCGCACTTTCATCTTGTTTTCATGATGCAATTAACAAAATATCTGGGATTTTTTCCGCAAAATAACTTTTCAGAAAAAAATAAATATTTTAATCTCAGGGAAGGTATTTTTACCGAAAATGAGATAATTGCTGCAAACTCTATTTCCCCTGCAAACTCAGAGCATTTTAGCAAACTCATAAATACATCTTTTGATGATTTGAAAACACTGAAATTTGAAAAATCAAAAAAGAAAAAGCTTCTTGAAAATATGATAAGATTTTATGAATTGCATCTTGAAAGTTTTAAAAATATAAAATCGGTAGGCGTTCTGGAAGCGGTTTTTGAATGAATAAAATACGTTTGTCGTTTGTAGTTAAAAATTAAAACAACAACAAACCACAAACGACAAACTTTTTAAATTGCAGTCACAGATTTATCAATAAACTATTAAATTAAAAAAATGCGATGATTTATAAAGAATATAACTGGAAGTCATCTGATAATTTGAATTTGTTTGCACGTAGCTGGAAACCGGATGTTACGCCAAAATTCGTAATTTGTTTTGTGCATGGATTGGGCGAACACAGCGGTCGTTACAATGAATGGGCTGAAAAATTTGCAAATAAAAATTATGCTTTTTTTGCTGTTGATTTGAGCGGGCATGGTAAATCGGAAGGGAAAAGAGGTCATGCAAAAGATTATAATTTATTGCTTGATGATGTTGAAACTTTAATGAAAAACTCCGAACTTATTTTCCCCGGCATCCCGAAAATATTATATGGTCACAGCATGGGAGGAAATATTACATTAAAATATTTTTACGAAAGAAAACCTGATTTAAGAGCAATGATAATTTCAGCTCCATGGCTTGAACTTGTGTTGAAAGTGCCAAAACCACTGCTGTTCGCGGCAAAAACAATATCAAAAATTTTTCCACAATTATTAATGAGCAACAGATTAAAAGCAAGTGACCTTTCGCATGACGAGGCAATTACTGAAAACCGCAGAGAAGACGTTTGTGTTCATAATAAAATTTCCGTAAAACTATTTTGTTTGATAGAAGAAGCGGCAAAACAAATTCTTTTGGAAAAAAATAAAGTCAATATTCCCTTACTGATAATACATGGAACAAATGACAAAATAATTTCTTTCGATGCAGCAAAATCATATTCGCAAACAACAGGAAATACAACCACTTTCAAAGCATGGGAAAATTTCTATCACGAACTGCATAACGATGTCGGAAGAGAAAAAGTTTTTGAATATATTGCAGGTTGGCTTGAAAGAATTTAGTTTTATAATAAATATTTTTTAAAAGAAAAAGTTAACCACAAAGAACACAAAGGTTTTCACAAAGGACACAAAGTATTAAATTATTTCAAAACTTTTTTAATAACATTAGCTTCTTTAATAAGTTCATGAAGTTTATTCCTGTTTTTCCCCTCAATTGAAGTTTTAAATTTATTTAAAAAGTTTATATACGTGGTCAATGCCTTTGACAAATGTTCGCTGTTTTGTTCCAGAATTGGCGACCACATGTCGGGAGAACTTTTTGCCAAACGCACAGTTGAAGCAAAACCGCTTCCCGCAAGATTGAAAATATTTTTTTCACTTTTTTCGATTTCAAAAACTGTTAAACTCAAAACAAATGAAGTTATATGTGAAAGATGTGACACATAAGCAATATGTTTATCGTGCTCTTTGGAATTCATGTATATAACACGCATTTTTAGAATTTTATACATTTCTTTTATGCGGGTTAAAGCATTTTCCGAACTCAGTTCTTTTTCACAAATAATTGAAACTTTACCGGTAAATAAATCAGACAATGCTGCATCGGGTCCGGAATATTCGGTGCCTGCAATAGGATGAGAGGCAACAAAATTATTTCTTCGCTGATGATTTTTTACTGCTTCACAAATTCTCTGTTTTGTTGAACCCATATCAACAACAACTGCATCGTGTTTTATTTTATTTAAAATTCTTGGCAGCAATTGTTCAATAGAATCGACAGAAACTGCAACAATAATTAAATCGCCTGTTTTAAGTGCATCATCAAGCGACATTATTTTATCAACCAAACCAAGCTCTAATGCCCGTTTTGCATTTTCCGGATTATTATCAACCCCGATAATGTTTGTCTGGAATCCACGCAATGAAAGTGCCATTGAACCGCCGATTAATCCCACTCCTATTATAACTATGTTCATGATTAATTGAAAAATTAAATGATTAAAAAAATTAAAAGATTATATAATTTTATTTCAGTAAAAAGTTGAATTTTTAAACATTTGTAATATTTTTATTTAATATTCTGTTAATTGCTTCTTCAAAAACATTTTCCTTGCAGCATAATGAAACCCGCACATACCTCGAACCATTTGTTCCGAAAATAATTCCCGGTGTTATAAAAACATTTGCACTGTATAAAATATCATCAGTAAATTTTTCAACTGATTCAATATTGTCGGGAATTCTTGCCCAAACAAACATTCCGACCTGTTCATCAAAATATTTACAATTCAATATATCAAGTAATTTATGAGCAAGTACTTTTCTTTTTTTATAAATTTCATTTCTTTGTGCATGCCACTCCTGTGGATTGTTCAATGCTTCAATGGCTGCATGTTGAATTCCGAGAAACATTCCCGAATCCATATTGCTTTTTACTTTTAAAATAGAATTTATATAATCTTTGTTTCCTATTATCCAACCAACCCGCCAACCCGCCATATTGTGCGATTTGCTCAGGGAATTCAATTCTATCGCAACATCTTTGGCACCAGCAAACTCCAGCAAACTTTTCGGAGAATTATTTAATACCAAACTATAGGGATTATCATTGCACAACAAAATTTTTTTTTCTTTTGCAAATGCAATTAATTCTTTATAAAATTTATCATTAATGTGTGCACCTGTTGGCATGTTTGGATAATTCAGCCACATTATTTTTACTTTTGATAAATCCGAATTTTTCAGTTTATCAATATTCACCAACCAGTTATTTTTTTCATCCAAATCGTAATACCTGATGCTTGCTTCAACAAGATTTGAAACCGAAGTGTATGTGGGATACCCTGGATTAGGGAGCAATACCTCATCTCCATTATTTAAAAATGCCATGGAAATGTGCATTATTCCTTCTTTTGAACCCATTAAAGGAAGCACTTCGTTTTCATCCACTGAAACATTATAAATTTCTTTATAAAATTTTGCAATTGTATTTCTCAGTTCGGAAATGCTACGGTAATTCTGGTATCCATGATTATCGGGGTTTTTTGCCGATTTGTACAATGCTTCAATTGTATTTTCCGAAGGACATAAATCAGGACTTCCTAT of Bacteroidales bacterium contains these proteins:
- a CDS encoding aminotransferase class I/II-fold pyridoxal phosphate-dependent enzyme; its protein translation is MIIEEAKRLSNVSEYYFSKKLDEIREMQKNGKNVINLGIGSPDLCPSENTIEALYKSAKNPDNHGYQNYRSISELRNTIAKFYKEIYNVSVDENEVLPLMGSKEGIMHISMAFLNNGDEVLLPNPGYPTYTSVSNLVEASIRYYDLDEKNNWLVNIDKLKNSDLSKVKIMWLNYPNMPTGAHINDKFYKELIAFAKEKKILLCNDNPYSLVLNNSPKSLLEFAGAKDVAIELNSLSKSHNMAGWRVGWIIGNKDYINSILKVKSNMDSGMFLGIQHAAIEALNNPQEWHAQRNEIYKKRKVLAHKLLDILNCKYFDEQVGMFVWARIPDNIESVEKFTDDILYSANVFITPGIIFGTNGSRYVRVSLCCKENVFEEAINRILNKNITNV
- a CDS encoding gliding motility-associated C-terminal domain-containing protein produces the protein KPIIVKDIFTIYIPNAFSPNKDLTNEVFIPQGYRIDPSNFTMLIFNRWGELIYKTNDLNSPWNGRYNNTGDLVEVGVYVYKVVVKEMDDGPKHEFIGRVSVIR
- a CDS encoding lysophospholipase; translated protein: MIYKEYNWKSSDNLNLFARSWKPDVTPKFVICFVHGLGEHSGRYNEWAEKFANKNYAFFAVDLSGHGKSEGKRGHAKDYNLLLDDVETLMKNSELIFPGIPKILYGHSMGGNITLKYFYERKPDLRAMIISAPWLELVLKVPKPLLFAAKTISKIFPQLLMSNRLKASDLSHDEAITENRREDVCVHNKISVKLFCLIEEAAKQILLEKNKVNIPLLIIHGTNDKIISFDAAKSYSQTTGNTTTFKAWENFYHELHNDVGREKVFEYIAGWLERI
- the recO gene encoding DNA repair protein RecO, whose amino-acid sequence is MLFKTKGIVLRNINYGETSIIVKIYTEIFGLKSYIVKGVKARKAKFKINLFQPLTLLDLIVYNKTKSHIQNIKEARIDYTNKSINTDINKTSVLLFISEILNKSIREEEKNEHLFNFIFNSVKLLDDTNDNVSHFHLVFMMQLTKYLGFFPQNNFSEKNKYFNLREGIFTENEIIAANSISPANSEHFSKLINTSFDDLKTLKFEKSKKKKLLENMIRFYELHLESFKNIKSVGVLEAVFE
- a CDS encoding T9SS type A sorting domain-containing protein yields the protein MNFVNKVFFLILILINFLFTRAQETAIGQWKQYFPFKRVVSVTEAGNRIYCAAALGIFYYDKSDNSINLITKISGLSDVDIKKINYSKSNEALFIAYENTNIDIIKNNKIYNIPDIKRKSISGKKVINHIFFLGKYAYLSTSFGIVVVDLEKYEIKDTYKIGINGSDLEINDLTFDGNKFYAATSKGVYSANSDSPNLSNYESWTLDTLFPASTFNLICSFNNLIIANRQRTTGKDTLYAFNGNTWSKYDTSIKNTSNLCMEVCYNKLIIGSSWDMMYVFDNNNQVSDLHWAVDPRQAIIDKDNILWSADNSSGLIKYDQDKTDTIFPNGPVSENIVDISISGNTIAIAPGGRNASFGNIWDTEGISVLKDNKWKIFNRNNNPQMDTLFDINCVLIDPNDETKFYAGSWGGGLVEFKDNKIVKIYDDQNSPLKILLNVSQNSRWIGIGGFCFDKDHNLLVTNAGSINLFCILKPDGTWLSYPISNEMKTNSNNLTTQILIDTFEQKWILLPRSNNIAVFNDNGTPTTTIDDKIIVMNNHQGNGNIPGSISYCMASDLNGQIWLGTDKGIAVFYSPDKVFSNENFDAQQILIEQDGHAQYLFEFESVSAIAVDGANRKWIGTQKAGVFLMSPDGQKEIEHFTVDNSPLPSNTITAISINNKNGEVIFGTNKGLISYKGTATKGGTDFNNVYAYPNPVPHNYEGLIAVKGLTTNARVKITDISGGLIFETTAEGGQAVWDGKNFKGEKAQTGIYLVFCSNDKGTKTFVTKIMFIN
- a CDS encoding prephenate dehydrogenase, coding for MNIVIIGVGLIGGSMALSLRGFQTNIIGVDNNPENAKRALELGLVDKIMSLDDALKTGDLIIVAVSVDSIEQLLPRILNKIKHDAVVVDMGSTKQRICEAVKNHQRRNNFVASHPIAGTEYSGPDAALSDLFTGKVSIICEKELSSENALTRIKEMYKILKMRVIYMNSKEHDKHIAYVSHLSHITSFVLSLTVFEIEKSEKNIFNLAGSGFASTVRLAKSSPDMWSPILEQNSEHLSKALTTYINFLNKFKTSIEGKNRNKLHELIKEANVIKKVLK
- a CDS encoding ATP-binding protein — encoded protein: MKHSFSQIIMDQREEKALFRSKGWVYRNSESLIDKKSSLIQIITGVRRSGKSTLAHRSFEKHKYAYINFDDERLNNLSSSDLNEILESIYQVYDNVEYMFFDEIQNVDGWHLFANRLQRNGVHLIITGSNSKLLSSELASHLTGRYNITELFPFSFKEFLKFKKFNSEPLTTKNKGLLKGYFDEYLKKGGFPEIVKGAEVVQYAKNLFNAIVTRDILFRYNIKHKQTFKDIAMFLVNNFSREISYNRIKKLFDLGSEHTAKNYVSFLEEAYLIITLPKFSYKKQENIKYRKSYLIDTAFATALSDNFSQNTGYLFENLVLLELFRRKSIENFDLFYYKKNVEVDFVIYKNHLVKELIQVCYNLDNEKTRKREIRSLIQASVELKTEKLIIISLTEKQKIKTEGKIIEIIPIHEWLLAEK